One genomic region from Roseofilum reptotaenium CS-1145 encodes:
- a CDS encoding GDP-mannose 4,6-dehydratase, which produces MTNPQEINRVLITGISGSGGSYLAEYIVNHHPHVEIHGMSRWHSTTTQDNLAAIRDKVIVHETDLTDFGSVFSALQKVKPDAVFHLAAHANVRASFTTPNAVLTNNIIGTSNLFEAIRLAEINPIIQLCSTSEVYGQVDPKYVPITEETPMRPASPYAVSKVAQDMLGFTYFTSYKMPIIRTRMFTYLNPRRTDLFATAFAKQVAWIERGLQKEMVHGNLDSVRTIIDVRDAMGAYWVAIQRCKPGEVYNIGGITNMKVGEFLERLIGLSDVKIPRRTDPNLLRPADVTLQIPSVDKFIEETGWQPQYTFEESLQDLLSYWRKEADKAALS; this is translated from the coding sequence ATGACCAACCCTCAAGAGATTAATCGCGTACTCATTACCGGAATTTCTGGTTCTGGAGGCTCTTATCTGGCCGAATATATTGTTAACCATCACCCCCATGTAGAAATTCATGGAATGTCCCGATGGCATAGTACAACCACCCAAGATAATTTAGCAGCTATTCGAGATAAAGTAATCGTTCACGAAACCGATCTAACTGACTTTGGCTCGGTTTTTTCTGCTCTACAAAAAGTCAAGCCGGATGCTGTTTTTCACTTAGCAGCTCATGCTAATGTCAGGGCTTCTTTTACGACTCCTAATGCAGTTTTAACGAATAATATTATCGGAACTAGCAATCTTTTTGAAGCGATTCGACTAGCGGAAATAAATCCCATCATTCAACTGTGCAGTACCTCAGAGGTCTACGGTCAAGTCGATCCTAAATACGTGCCGATTACAGAAGAAACACCGATGCGGCCAGCCAGCCCTTATGCTGTTTCTAAAGTTGCTCAAGATATGCTAGGCTTCACTTATTTCACTAGCTACAAAATGCCGATTATACGGACTCGGATGTTTACCTATCTCAATCCCCGACGCACAGATTTATTTGCTACAGCATTTGCCAAGCAAGTGGCATGGATCGAGCGAGGACTACAAAAAGAAATGGTTCATGGCAATCTCGATTCCGTTCGGACGATTATTGATGTTCGTGACGCGATGGGTGCTTATTGGGTTGCGATTCAGAGATGTAAACCAGGAGAGGTGTATAACATCGGTGGTATTACTAACATGAAAGTAGGGGAATTTCTAGAACGACTCATTGGCTTGAGCGATGTAAAAATTCCCAGGAGAACTGACCCTAATTTACTGCGACCTGCTGATGTCACCTTGCAAATTCCTTCTGTCGATAAGTTCATTGAGGAAACGGGTTGGCAACCTCAATACACTTTTGAAGAAAGTTTACAAGACTTACTCAGTTATTGGAGGAAGGAGGCTGATAAAGCAGCACTATCATAA
- a CDS encoding thiamine pyrophosphate-dependent dehydrogenase E1 component subunit alpha, giving the protein MDEEFYRSLYEIRRVEEEIARIYPTDKIKSPVHLSIGQEAVSVGVCQALRPDDIVFGTYRGHALYLAKGGDLKQMIAELYGKATGCARGKGGSMHLIETSVGMMGTSAVVGTTIPQAVGYAYALKYQKKDSIVVSFFGDGAVEEGVFAESINFAALKKLPIIFICENNLYAIHTHQQQRQPISNICDRVRSYGIPAERIEDNDAIALHKKVSQTVEALRKGQPGPFFFECMTYRWKEHVGPNEDFHLGYRTQAEAQPWIENDPIKRLGEKLEVQQRQQIETEVEARIQEAFAFAEDSPFPDTSELYAHVFKEG; this is encoded by the coding sequence ATGGATGAAGAATTTTACCGATCGCTATACGAAATCCGCCGAGTAGAAGAAGAAATTGCTCGTATCTACCCTACTGATAAAATTAAGAGTCCTGTTCATCTCTCTATTGGTCAAGAAGCCGTGAGCGTCGGTGTTTGTCAAGCCTTGAGACCTGATGATATTGTCTTTGGAACCTATCGCGGTCATGCCCTGTATCTGGCTAAAGGTGGCGATCTTAAACAAATGATTGCCGAGCTGTATGGTAAAGCTACTGGATGTGCGCGAGGAAAAGGTGGGTCGATGCATCTGATCGAAACCTCGGTTGGGATGATGGGAACCTCTGCTGTCGTGGGCACTACAATTCCCCAAGCGGTTGGCTATGCCTATGCCTTGAAATACCAGAAGAAAGATTCCATTGTGGTCAGCTTTTTTGGTGATGGTGCTGTAGAAGAAGGCGTGTTTGCAGAAAGTATCAACTTCGCCGCTCTGAAAAAGTTGCCCATTATCTTTATCTGTGAGAATAACCTCTACGCTATCCATACCCATCAACAGCAGCGACAACCCATATCAAATATATGCGATCGCGTTCGCAGCTACGGAATCCCGGCAGAACGCATTGAAGATAACGATGCGATCGCCCTACACAAAAAAGTTAGCCAAACCGTAGAAGCCTTACGCAAGGGTCAGCCTGGGCCGTTCTTCTTCGAGTGCATGACCTACCGCTGGAAAGAACATGTTGGGCCCAATGAGGATTTCCACTTAGGGTATAGAACCCAAGCTGAAGCTCAACCTTGGATCGAAAATGACCCTATAAAACGACTAGGAGAAAAGCTAGAGGTCCAGCAACGTCAGCAAATTGAAACTGAAGTTGAAGCTCGGATTCAGGAAGCCTTCGCTTTTGCTGAAGACTCTCCCTTCCCCGACACCAGCGAACTGTACGCTCATGTATTTAAGGAGGGCTAA
- a CDS encoding alpha-ketoacid dehydrogenase subunit beta, translated as MMERTLSYTEAVCEATDQEMGRDPSVILFGLDVDDPKAILGTTKGLVDKYGPERVFGTPLSEDAMTGAAIGMALAGVRPIHVHIRMDFLMLAMNQLVNIAAKSRYMYADLVSVPLVVRSLIGKSWGQGAQHSQGLYSYFMHVPGLKVVAPTTPYDAKGCLIAAIRDDDPVMFVEHRILHYQKGPVPESAYTVEPGKARITAPGEDVTLVGISYMQVECLRAQRYLEDIGIQAEVIDPIWLSPLDIDTIVQSVRKTRRLCVVDNGWTSCGASAEIIAQVTERLQGEGDIRVKRMGFAPVTCPTTPNLEAEFYPNGRKIAATAFDLVKGDATGWFPEERDDLKDIEFKGPF; from the coding sequence ATGATGGAACGTACCCTGAGCTATACAGAAGCCGTGTGCGAAGCAACCGACCAAGAAATGGGTCGCGATCCTTCTGTCATTCTCTTTGGGCTTGATGTTGATGATCCCAAAGCCATCTTAGGAACCACCAAAGGTCTAGTAGACAAATATGGACCAGAGCGAGTGTTTGGTACACCCTTATCTGAAGATGCGATGACCGGCGCAGCCATTGGTATGGCTCTCGCTGGAGTGCGACCCATTCACGTCCATATTCGTATGGATTTTTTAATGCTGGCCATGAACCAGTTGGTTAATATCGCTGCTAAGAGCCGGTATATGTATGCTGATCTAGTCTCGGTTCCACTGGTCGTAAGGTCTCTGATTGGCAAAAGTTGGGGCCAGGGGGCGCAGCATTCGCAAGGATTGTACTCCTACTTCATGCATGTTCCTGGCTTGAAAGTGGTAGCTCCAACCACCCCTTACGATGCTAAGGGCTGTCTGATTGCAGCCATTCGGGATGACGATCCGGTAATGTTCGTTGAACACCGAATTCTCCACTATCAAAAAGGCCCGGTACCGGAATCTGCTTATACTGTAGAACCAGGCAAAGCCAGAATTACAGCCCCTGGGGAAGACGTGACCCTAGTTGGCATTTCTTACATGCAAGTGGAGTGTTTGCGGGCCCAGCGCTATCTTGAAGATATTGGCATCCAAGCAGAAGTAATCGATCCAATTTGGTTAAGTCCTCTGGATATCGATACCATTGTCCAATCTGTCCGTAAAACCAGACGGTTATGTGTTGTAGATAATGGTTGGACAAGCTGTGGTGCCAGTGCCGAGATTATCGCTCAAGTTACCGAGCGTTTGCAAGGCGAGGGTGATATTAGAGTAAAGCGGATGGGTTTTGCCCCCGTAACTTGTCCGACTACTCCCAATTTGGAAGCTGAGTTTTATCCTAATGGGCGCAAAATTGCGGCGACTGCCTTTGATTTGGTTAAAGGTGATGCCACCGGTTGGTTCCCAGAAGAGCGAGATGACCTCAAAGATATTGAATTTAAAGGGCCTTTCTAA
- a CDS encoding DegT/DnrJ/EryC1/StrS family aminotransferase, whose translation MTEKKLNWPLMKNNITRADLDAAIAFLQQDDPILTQSKQVKAFEQEWSDWLGVKYSVFVNSGSSANQITIAALRETQGLGEVIVPTLTWVSDIASTIQAGFKPVFVDINPRTLGMDCEQVLQKITPQTKAVFMTHVLGYNGLSQKLLDELAARNIPLIEDVCESYGATFNGQKLGSFGWVSNFSFYYAHHMSTIEGGMVSTNDPDLYQKLRMFRSHGMVREATSESLKQEYYQNYPDLNPDFIFAFPAYNVRSTELNAVIGRSQLKRLDDNNKIRTENLHLFLDNLDSNKYQTDFDTEGSCNYAFTLILKDPDPELSARVQQTMRQLGVEFRRGTAGGGNQTRQPYLRGFLGEKEWEKYPKVDHVHFYGFYIGNYPDLEKQKISELCAILNQV comes from the coding sequence ATGACTGAGAAAAAACTTAATTGGCCCTTGATGAAAAATAATATTACCAGGGCAGACTTAGATGCAGCGATCGCCTTTCTCCAGCAGGACGATCCGATTTTGACCCAATCTAAACAGGTTAAGGCCTTCGAGCAAGAATGGTCGGATTGGTTGGGAGTTAAGTATAGCGTCTTCGTTAACTCTGGCTCCTCAGCCAATCAAATTACCATAGCAGCTCTGAGAGAAACCCAGGGACTAGGAGAAGTCATCGTCCCGACTTTGACTTGGGTGTCTGATATTGCCTCAACGATCCAAGCAGGATTTAAGCCTGTATTTGTCGATATCAACCCACGAACCTTGGGGATGGACTGCGAGCAAGTACTGCAAAAAATCACGCCCCAAACGAAAGCTGTATTTATGACTCATGTTCTTGGATACAACGGGTTAAGCCAAAAATTGCTTGATGAGTTAGCAGCGCGGAATATTCCCTTGATTGAAGATGTTTGCGAATCCTATGGAGCAACATTCAACGGACAGAAATTAGGCAGTTTTGGCTGGGTCTCTAATTTTTCCTTCTATTACGCTCACCATATGAGTACCATCGAAGGAGGGATGGTTTCCACCAACGACCCTGACCTCTATCAGAAGTTACGCATGTTTCGCTCCCATGGAATGGTACGAGAAGCAACCTCAGAGTCCCTTAAGCAAGAGTATTATCAGAATTACCCCGATCTAAATCCAGACTTTATTTTTGCCTTTCCTGCCTATAATGTCCGGAGTACAGAGTTGAATGCAGTGATTGGGCGATCGCAATTGAAGCGACTCGATGATAATAATAAGATTCGTACTGAAAATTTGCATTTATTCTTGGATAATCTGGACTCGAATAAATATCAAACTGACTTTGATACGGAAGGCAGTTGTAATTATGCCTTTACCCTGATTTTGAAAGACCCTGACCCAGAATTATCGGCAAGAGTACAACAAACCATGCGTCAGTTGGGTGTGGAATTTCGCCGAGGAACCGCAGGGGGTGGGAACCAAACGCGCCAACCTTATTTAAGAGGTTTCTTAGGGGAAAAAGAATGGGAAAAGTATCCTAAGGTAGACCACGTGCATTTTTATGGCTTCTATATTGGTAACTACCCCGATCTGGAGAAACAGAAGATCAGTGAACTCTGTGCAATTCTGAATCAAGTGTAG
- a CDS encoding NAD-dependent epimerase/dehydratase family protein produces the protein MNQSTDFYKNKKVVITGASGLLGRHLIPDLLEAGASVRAVIHKRPFPIDDPRVEVVKADLTQQEDCDLVMEGMDIACLSASVTVGAAQAIKNPILAVTSNLIVGACSLQAACLAGIKRVLLVSSTTTYPAYSRPVKEAEVFLEQPHPAYQGVGNMKRYLETLAKFYHDQYGMDIAIVRPVPFYGPYDNFDFETCHVIPSLIRKAVEKQDPFEVWGTGKDIRDFLHVKDVARGCLLALEKYPDYSGINLGSGRSVSIAELAEKILKLSGHDISLTLAPSKPSTIPVRLVDVSKAKEKLGFVSEIDLESGLSDTISWFTENRQHILDTIDRSKNKVK, from the coding sequence ATGAATCAATCGACTGACTTTTACAAGAATAAGAAAGTGGTCATTACCGGCGCTAGCGGATTACTAGGACGGCATTTAATTCCGGACTTACTAGAGGCTGGAGCTTCAGTGAGAGCAGTTATTCACAAACGTCCTTTTCCCATAGATGATCCCAGAGTAGAAGTAGTTAAAGCAGATCTGACGCAGCAGGAAGATTGCGATCTTGTCATGGAAGGTATGGATATTGCTTGTTTGTCTGCTTCTGTAACTGTAGGAGCAGCTCAAGCCATTAAAAATCCAATACTGGCGGTTACATCTAATTTAATTGTCGGCGCGTGTTCTCTACAAGCAGCATGTTTGGCTGGAATAAAACGGGTTCTTTTGGTCAGCAGCACAACAACCTATCCTGCTTACTCTAGACCCGTTAAAGAAGCAGAAGTTTTTCTCGAACAACCCCATCCGGCATATCAAGGGGTGGGAAATATGAAACGTTATTTAGAAACTTTAGCTAAATTTTACCACGACCAATATGGCATGGACATTGCTATAGTGCGCCCTGTGCCCTTCTATGGTCCCTATGATAATTTTGATTTTGAAACCTGTCACGTCATTCCCTCCCTTATTCGTAAAGCGGTAGAAAAACAAGACCCCTTTGAAGTGTGGGGAACGGGTAAAGATATTCGCGATTTTCTGCATGTGAAAGATGTAGCAAGGGGCTGCTTGTTAGCCTTGGAAAAGTATCCTGATTATAGTGGAATAAATCTAGGATCAGGCCGCAGTGTATCTATTGCGGAACTGGCAGAGAAAATCCTCAAACTATCTGGTCATGATATATCTCTGACTCTTGCCCCTTCTAAACCTTCCACTATCCCCGTGCGACTAGTTGATGTTAGTAAAGCGAAAGAAAAACTTGGATTTGTCTCTGAAATTGACTTAGAATCAGGACTTTCGGATACCATTAGTTGGTTTACTGAAAATCGTCAGCATATTCTGGACACAATTGATAGATCTAAAAATAAAGTAAAATAG
- a CDS encoding B12-binding domain-containing radical SAM protein, producing the protein MNNIKVGLVQINNSFSGQNYLPYAVGILQAYAQKYAQKPERYEFMLPVYSRVPVREAVENLQDASIVAFSTYVWNIKISLEIARRIKQDYPETLIVFGGPQVPDRCEAFLRQNPFIDVACHGEGEVVFLELLESYPECNWGEIPSISFIDKTGEFIHHPKGSRIQDISIVPSPFLEGVFEPIMKANPQERWIALWETNRGCPFSCTYCDWGSSTQSKVFRFDMERLFREVDWFAENKIEYIFCCDANYGILPRDLELTQYVAETKAKYGYPHALSVQNTKNATERSYKVQKLLSDSGLNKGVALAMQSMDKGALKNIKRHNISLDSFQELQRRFTQDRVETYSDLILALPGETYETFFDGISEAIANGQHNRIQFNNLSILPNAEMGDPEYQKKYGMVTVESNIVNMHGSLIESDDDICETQQLVIATNTMAKEEWCKTRSLCWMVALLYFDKILQIPLLLLHEICSFSFRELFEVFTERSLEEFPIFEEINAFFRKTAQDIQNGGEEYCQSKEWLNVWWPADEYIFIKLSVEKKWDEFYKEAKLLLTRFMEEKFINMPLILHESIRLNRSLINQPFQTEDIELELWHNIWEVYQAARRGVKIPLEQQTRTYHIERVAGTKQSWEDWYREVVWWGNKKGAYLYKNVTATVQESSPERTDLPNAS; encoded by the coding sequence ATGAATAACATCAAAGTTGGGTTAGTTCAGATTAACAATAGCTTTTCGGGGCAAAATTACTTACCTTACGCTGTTGGGATATTACAAGCTTATGCTCAGAAATACGCTCAAAAACCAGAACGATATGAGTTTATGCTACCTGTTTACTCAAGAGTTCCGGTCAGAGAAGCGGTAGAAAATCTCCAAGACGCATCAATTGTTGCCTTTAGTACTTATGTCTGGAATATAAAGATTTCTCTGGAAATTGCTAGACGAATTAAGCAGGATTATCCAGAAACCCTGATTGTGTTTGGTGGTCCCCAAGTTCCCGATCGCTGTGAAGCCTTTCTCAGACAAAATCCATTCATTGATGTGGCTTGTCATGGAGAAGGAGAGGTTGTATTTCTAGAACTTCTGGAAAGTTATCCAGAATGCAACTGGGGGGAGATTCCTTCAATTAGTTTTATCGATAAAACAGGGGAGTTCATCCATCATCCCAAAGGATCGAGAATTCAAGATATCTCGATCGTTCCTTCCCCATTTCTGGAAGGGGTATTCGAGCCAATCATGAAAGCCAATCCCCAAGAGCGCTGGATTGCGTTATGGGAAACTAATCGAGGCTGTCCGTTCTCTTGCACCTACTGTGATTGGGGATCGTCAACTCAGAGTAAAGTGTTCCGCTTCGATATGGAAAGGTTGTTCAGAGAGGTAGACTGGTTTGCTGAAAATAAGATTGAGTATATCTTCTGCTGCGATGCGAATTATGGCATTTTGCCCAGAGATTTAGAACTGACTCAATATGTAGCAGAAACCAAAGCTAAGTATGGCTATCCCCATGCCCTGTCGGTTCAGAATACCAAAAATGCGACTGAACGGTCTTACAAAGTGCAGAAACTGCTCTCAGATTCGGGGTTGAATAAAGGGGTGGCGCTCGCCATGCAGTCCATGGATAAAGGGGCATTGAAAAATATTAAACGCCATAATATTTCCCTGGATTCGTTCCAAGAGCTGCAACGGCGTTTCACCCAGGATAGAGTAGAAACCTATTCCGATCTAATCCTAGCTCTTCCAGGAGAAACCTATGAGACCTTCTTTGATGGCATTTCTGAGGCGATCGCCAATGGGCAACATAATCGGATTCAATTTAATAATCTCTCTATCTTACCCAATGCGGAAATGGGCGATCCGGAATATCAGAAAAAATATGGGATGGTAACGGTAGAATCTAATATCGTTAACATGCATGGTTCCTTAATAGAATCCGATGATGATATCTGTGAGACTCAACAACTGGTGATTGCGACTAATACCATGGCGAAAGAGGAATGGTGCAAAACGCGATCGCTCTGCTGGATGGTAGCATTGCTTTACTTCGACAAAATACTGCAAATTCCCCTATTGTTGTTGCATGAAATCTGCTCCTTCAGTTTCCGGGAATTATTTGAAGTATTCACCGAACGTTCTTTGGAAGAATTCCCGATTTTTGAAGAAATTAACGCTTTCTTTAGGAAAACCGCACAAGATATTCAGAATGGAGGCGAAGAATATTGTCAATCTAAGGAATGGTTAAATGTGTGGTGGCCGGCTGATGAATACATTTTTATCAAACTGAGTGTGGAAAAGAAATGGGATGAGTTTTATAAAGAAGCAAAGCTACTGCTAACGCGGTTTATGGAAGAGAAATTTATTAACATGCCTTTGATTTTACACGAGAGTATCCGATTGAATCGAAGTCTAATCAATCAACCCTTCCAGACCGAAGATATAGAATTGGAGTTATGGCACAACATTTGGGAAGTGTATCAAGCGGCTCGCCGAGGGGTCAAAATCCCCTTGGAACAACAAACTCGGACTTATCATATCGAACGGGTGGCCGGTACAAAGCAATCTTGGGAAGATTGGTATCGAGAAGTGGTTTGGTGGGGAAATAAAAAAGGAGCTTACCTGTACAAAAATGTAACAGCGACAGTCCAAGAATCATCCCCAGAGAGAACTGATTTACCCAATGCTAGTTGA
- a CDS encoding NAD-dependent epimerase/dehydratase family protein — translation MFAGKNILVAGGTGMIGIPLVEMLIERGAKVRIASLDDPSRAHPEAEFMQLNLMPFENCLKVCQGMDYVFNLLGVKGSPAVTRTKPASFFVPTITMDTNMMEAARQCEVERFLFTSSVGVYSPAEVLYEDDVWQTFPSPNDRFAGWAKRMGELQAEAYKIQYGWDKIAIVRPTNIYGSYDNFDLENAMVVPSLIKRAIDGENPMVVWGDGSTERDFMHARDVARGMLLAMENANCQPINLGSGVGVSIKQLVEIILSYLDKKPEIIWDTSKPKGDRKRVLDMARAKSLGFEQTISIEEGVKEVMEWYKQNRDFSGQRYDVFK, via the coding sequence ATGTTTGCAGGAAAGAATATTCTAGTGGCTGGCGGCACAGGAATGATAGGTATTCCCCTAGTAGAAATGCTAATTGAGCGTGGAGCTAAAGTCAGAATTGCCTCTTTAGACGATCCATCCAGAGCGCATCCAGAAGCCGAGTTTATGCAACTCAACCTCATGCCATTTGAGAATTGTTTAAAAGTTTGCCAGGGAATGGATTATGTCTTTAACCTTTTGGGAGTAAAAGGATCGCCAGCAGTAACGAGAACTAAGCCAGCAAGCTTTTTCGTTCCCACCATCACCATGGACACGAATATGATGGAAGCGGCACGACAATGTGAGGTGGAGCGATTTCTATTTACTAGCTCTGTTGGTGTCTATTCTCCCGCAGAGGTACTCTATGAAGATGATGTTTGGCAAACCTTTCCATCACCGAACGATCGCTTCGCAGGATGGGCCAAACGGATGGGAGAACTGCAAGCTGAAGCTTACAAAATCCAGTACGGTTGGGATAAAATTGCGATCGTTCGACCGACTAATATTTACGGCTCTTACGATAACTTTGACCTAGAGAATGCCATGGTCGTTCCTTCTCTGATCAAGCGAGCAATCGATGGCGAAAATCCCATGGTAGTCTGGGGAGATGGTTCAACAGAAAGGGATTTTATGCACGCTAGAGATGTGGCTCGGGGAATGCTCTTAGCGATGGAAAATGCGAATTGCCAACCAATTAACCTAGGTAGCGGTGTAGGAGTTTCAATTAAGCAATTAGTTGAGATTATTCTTAGTTATCTTGACAAAAAACCAGAAATTATTTGGGATACATCTAAGCCGAAAGGCGATCGTAAACGAGTTTTAGATATGGCTCGCGCTAAATCTCTTGGTTTTGAACAAACTATCTCTATAGAGGAAGGAGTCAAAGAAGTTATGGAGTGGTACAAACAAAACAGAGATTTTTCTGGTCAACGGTATGATGTATTTAAGTGA
- a CDS encoding NUDIX hydrolase has translation MDRTEPLLEWETLHSKEAFVAHPWIRLSVQQVKLPNGKVVDDYHQIQLGDHVAIVAHTDEGKILMERQYKHGVGKVSLILPGGLIEGDEQPLEAAKRELLEETGYTTERWESLGNFVANANYGCGKIHLFVARNIRQVAEPDSGDLEEMQLVLMSPDELVAAIHQGELMVMGAVMAIALATNLSIYPHLITAQ, from the coding sequence ATGGATCGAACCGAACCTCTATTAGAATGGGAGACGCTTCACAGTAAAGAAGCATTTGTCGCTCACCCTTGGATTAGACTTTCCGTACAGCAGGTTAAGCTCCCCAATGGGAAAGTTGTTGACGACTACCACCAGATCCAACTGGGAGACCACGTAGCAATTGTTGCCCATACTGATGAAGGCAAAATCCTGATGGAACGGCAATATAAACATGGGGTAGGTAAAGTTAGTCTAATCTTACCAGGGGGATTGATCGAAGGAGATGAACAGCCTCTAGAAGCAGCTAAACGAGAACTGTTAGAAGAAACAGGCTATACAACTGAGCGGTGGGAAAGTCTAGGGAATTTCGTGGCTAATGCTAACTATGGTTGTGGTAAGATACACCTGTTTGTTGCTCGCAATATCAGGCAAGTGGCCGAACCGGATTCTGGAGATCTGGAAGAGATGCAACTAGTGTTGATGTCACCTGATGAGTTAGTGGCAGCAATTCACCAAGGGGAGCTTATGGTTATGGGAGCGGTGATGGCGATCGCGTTAGCAACCAATTTATCTATTTATCCTCATTTAATAACTGCCCAATAA